The genomic DNA GGGCCACGCGctgagggggcgtggcctgcCGCGGGGGGCGTGGCCTCCTCCTCGTGGCACAGGAGGCGGCGCTTGGGGAAGGGGGCGTGGCTTGGGGAGTGGGCGGAGCTCGGTTGGCGGTCTTGAGGGGCGGGGTTGGGTGGAGTGGGCGTGGCTGAAGCtggagggggcgtggccactTCCGGGGGGACCTGCGGGGGGAGAAGAGCGACCCAATGACCCcgaatgaccccaaaatccccaaaatgccccccaaaaccccaaatccacccaaaattctctccaaaaatcccaaatccccccaaaaattcccaaaatccccctcagaacccacaaatccccccaaaattccccccaaaaattcccaattcccccaaaatccctccaaaaaccccaaatcccccaaatccacccaaaatcccccccaaaaattcccaattccacccaaaaatacCCTCTCAAtgtttcccaaaaatcctcctgggatcccccccaaaaaaaaccccaaaatgccttcaaaaatcccaaatcccccaaatccaccccaaattccccccagaaatccccaaatccacctcagaaccccctaaatccccccaaaattcccccaaaaattcccaaatccacccaaaattccctctcaggatttcccaaaattcctcctgagatcccccccccaaaaattcctccaaaaaatcccaaatccccccaaaatcccttcaaaaatccccaaatccccctcagaacgcccaaattcccccaaaaatcctaaatcctcccaaaatgtcccccaaaaatccaaaatccctgaaaatttcctgaaaattcccccaaaatcccaaattccccccaaattccccaaaaatcccaaatcctcccaaaatttccccccaaaaatccaaaatccccaaaaattcccccccaaatccccctcagaccccccaagccccgccccctgccCTCACCCGGGGGGCGTGGCCTCGCCGGCGCCGCGGGTGCGCCCGGGGGGCGTGGCCACGAACGGCGCCGCCCGCTGGAGACGGCGCCCGCGGCGGCCCCCGGCGGAGAGGAACCCGACGGCGATGGAGAAACCAACGAGGAACCCAATGGTGTGGTCAACGTTGAAGAGGAACCCAACGTTGATGGAGGACCCAACTTTGGGCCCAACGTTGAAGAGGAACCCAACATTGATGAAGAACCCAACGTTGAACCCAATGGTGTGGTCAACGTTGAAGAGGAACCCAACGTTGATGAAGAACCCAACGTTGAACCCAATGGTGTGGTCAATGTTGAAGGAGAACCCAACATTGATGAAGAACCCAATGTTGGGCCCAACGATGGCGTTGAACTCAATGTTGGGCCCAACGTTGATGAAGAACCCAACGAGGAACCCAACGGTGTCGTCAACGTTGAAGAGGAACCCAACATTGACGAAGAACCCAACGTTGAACCCAACGGTGCGGTCAACGTTGAAGAGGAACCCAACGTTGATGGAGGACCCAACTTTGGGCCCAACCTTGAAGAAGAACCCAATGTCGGACCCAACGTCGGCCCCATTGATGGCGACGAAACCAACGTTGACTCCAACGTTGACCCCGTTGACCTCATTGAAGACAAAGAACCCAACACTGACGCCGATGTTGGCGCCGTTGACTTCATTGACGATGGAGAACCCAACGTTGGCCCCGTTGAGGATGAAGAACCCAATGTTGGCCCCGTTGACCCCGTCAACAACGAAGAACCCAACCTTGGGCCCAACGCGTCGCCCCGTTGACCTCACTGAAGATGAAGAACCCAACGTTGACCCCACCGATGGCGAAGACCCCACGATCGGGCCCAATGAAGACGAAGAACCCAACGTTGACCCCAACGTTGACTTCATTGATGGCGTCGAATCCAACGGTGGGCCCGACGATGACGAAAACACAATGTTGGCCTCGTTGAAGGCGAAGCGCCCAATGTTGACCCCATTGACCTCTTTGAGGATGTAGAACCCAATGTTGACCCCAATGGCGCCGACGAACCCAACGCCGAGTCCA from Camarhynchus parvulus unplaced genomic scaffold, STF_HiC, whole genome shotgun sequence includes the following:
- the LOC115917043 gene encoding fibroin heavy chain-like, translating into MPLMGCPPGPPPELRLILEELRQLQHRQLLQLQLTQEICRQLLLLGALPPETARRGARRPPRPRACAPLPHVPPWQTPVGVHKGSRGQRGLRRFFHAGGVRGASGRQRWGLRRRWGQHWVRRPQRGQRGQRWTRRWVLRHCWGQRWVRRGIGVDVGVVVNVGVNVGFFVYKEVNGANVGLSVGIIGAVDVNVGLFVNVGVFVNVGLFVIVGVNVGFFVFKEVSGVNVGLGVGFFVAGVNVGFFIIVGVNVGFFGIAGVNVGFVGIVGVNVGFVGVVGAGVGFSATNEVNVGLGVGFVGAIGVNIGFYILKEVNGVNIGRFAFNEANIVFSSSSGPPLDSTPSMKSTLGSTLGSSSSLGPIVGSSPSVGSTLGSSSSVRSTGRRVGPKVGFFVVDGVNGANIGFFILNGANVGFSIVNEVNGANIGVSVGFFVFNEVNGVNVGVNVGFVAINGADVGSDIGFFFKVGPKVGSSINVGFLFNVDRTVGFNVGFFVNVGFLFNVDDTVGFLVGFFINVGPNIEFNAIVGPNIGFFINVGFSFNIDHTIGFNVGFFINVGFLFNVDHTIGFNVGFFINVGFLFNVGPKVGSSINVGFLFNVDHTIGFLVGFSIAVGFLSAGGRRGRRLQRAAPFVATPPGRTRGAGEATPPGSPRKWPRPLQLQPRPLHPTPPLKTANRAPPTPQATPPSPSAASCATRRRPRPPRQATPPQR